A region of Limisphaera ngatamarikiensis DNA encodes the following proteins:
- the pheT gene encoding phenylalanine--tRNA ligase subunit beta, with amino-acid sequence MRITLNWLRQYVDVEETPEALAERLTMLGLEVEGIRRIAGELEGVVIAQIRSRDPVPGSDKLSVCRVFDGQQERTIICGAQNHKPGDKVALILPGHALPLKPGEKEPLVIRERKVFGILSQGMMCSPRELGLSEDGEGLLILPEDAPVGRPLAEYLGRPGGDVVFDLELTPNRPDLAGVIGIARELAAATGRELRLPPVGDLGEYQQDPSAQAQVDLQVEEPELCPRYVARLIRNVRIGPSPDWLRQMLERVGMRSINNVVDVTNYVMLECGQPLHAFDADLLARDESGRITLRVRRARPGERFVTLDGQEHELQSDMLLIADAGKGVALAGIMGGQNSEVRPETKHILLESAWFLPTNIRRTSKRLGLRSESSYRFERGADPGITEWASRRAAQLILQLAGGELARGHVEFHPSPAPPRRIRLRYDRTTRILGVTIPPEQQRRHLEALQLRTVAHDEQSATFEIPSWRHDLKREIDLIEEIERLYGVERVPATPPRGALGSHPADEEFDQLSRIRRLCCGLGLDEAQGQTLISDRAALLTGAESALVKLANPLSSDMNTLRPSLLPGLLDSLRHNVTRKNPDVALFEIGRVFCRDNGSVREERRLGLALTGRRHPVFWTGEGREAKYDLADVRGVLDELFDHLGLRGISFHRRAEMTPLFVESATIQQGRQVVGELGLVSPLVAREYDLRDPVILAEVNLDWLLARRCDKRTFQPLPLYPAIRRDVAMVVPETVTHADVLRVVQQARVEHLEQVQVFDVFRGGSIPAGCKSLAYAFTYRAADRTLTDAEANALHARVVEALRRGLQATIREG; translated from the coding sequence GGTGCCGGGCTCGGATAAATTGTCCGTGTGCCGCGTGTTTGACGGCCAGCAGGAGCGCACGATCATTTGCGGTGCGCAGAATCACAAGCCCGGCGACAAGGTGGCCCTGATCCTGCCGGGCCATGCCCTGCCGCTCAAACCCGGTGAGAAGGAACCCTTGGTGATCCGTGAACGGAAGGTATTTGGCATCCTGAGCCAGGGCATGATGTGTTCGCCCCGTGAGCTGGGGCTGTCGGAGGACGGTGAAGGGCTGCTCATCCTGCCCGAAGACGCTCCTGTGGGTAGGCCATTGGCGGAGTATCTCGGCCGCCCCGGCGGGGATGTGGTGTTTGATCTGGAGCTGACGCCGAACCGCCCGGACCTGGCCGGGGTGATCGGCATCGCGCGGGAATTGGCTGCCGCCACCGGTCGCGAGCTCCGGCTTCCTCCGGTGGGCGACCTGGGTGAATACCAACAAGACCCGTCCGCACAGGCACAGGTGGACCTGCAGGTGGAGGAGCCTGAACTCTGCCCCCGTTATGTGGCCCGGCTGATCCGCAACGTGCGCATCGGGCCCAGCCCGGACTGGCTTCGGCAGATGCTGGAACGGGTGGGCATGCGCAGCATCAACAACGTGGTGGATGTCACCAACTACGTGATGTTGGAATGCGGCCAGCCGCTGCATGCGTTCGATGCGGATTTGCTGGCAAGGGACGAGTCCGGTCGGATCACCCTGCGGGTACGACGGGCACGGCCGGGCGAGCGATTTGTCACCCTGGACGGTCAGGAACACGAACTTCAATCGGACATGCTCCTCATTGCCGACGCGGGCAAGGGGGTGGCCCTGGCGGGTATCATGGGCGGTCAGAATTCCGAGGTTCGCCCCGAGACCAAGCATATTCTGCTGGAGAGTGCCTGGTTCCTGCCGACCAACATCCGGCGGACCAGCAAGCGGCTGGGTTTGCGAAGCGAATCTAGCTATCGGTTCGAACGAGGGGCAGACCCGGGGATCACGGAATGGGCCAGCCGGCGCGCCGCCCAGTTGATCCTGCAACTGGCCGGGGGCGAACTGGCCCGGGGCCATGTGGAGTTCCATCCCTCCCCTGCCCCGCCCCGCCGGATTCGCCTGCGGTATGATCGCACCACCCGGATCCTGGGCGTCACCATCCCGCCCGAGCAACAACGGCGTCACCTCGAGGCGCTCCAGTTGCGGACCGTGGCCCACGACGAACAGTCGGCCACCTTCGAGATTCCGAGCTGGCGCCATGATCTCAAGCGGGAAATCGATCTCATCGAGGAGATCGAGCGCCTTTACGGCGTGGAACGTGTGCCGGCCACGCCGCCACGGGGCGCGCTCGGGTCCCACCCGGCGGACGAGGAATTCGACCAGCTCAGCCGGATCCGCCGCCTTTGTTGCGGCCTGGGACTGGATGAGGCCCAGGGCCAAACGTTGATTTCGGACAGGGCGGCGCTGTTGACCGGGGCGGAATCGGCCCTGGTCAAGCTGGCCAATCCGTTGAGCAGCGACATGAACACCCTGCGGCCCAGTCTGTTGCCGGGGTTGTTGGATTCGTTGCGGCACAACGTCACGCGGAAAAATCCGGACGTCGCCCTGTTTGAGATCGGCCGGGTGTTCTGTCGAGACAACGGTTCCGTACGCGAGGAACGGCGCCTGGGGCTGGCCCTCACCGGGCGACGGCACCCCGTCTTTTGGACCGGCGAGGGCCGTGAGGCAAAGTACGACCTTGCCGATGTGCGAGGGGTCCTTGACGAACTGTTTGATCATCTGGGCCTGCGCGGCATCAGCTTCCACCGCCGTGCCGAGATGACGCCGCTGTTTGTGGAGTCGGCGACCATTCAACAGGGCCGGCAGGTCGTGGGTGAACTGGGGTTGGTATCGCCGTTGGTGGCCCGAGAATACGACCTTCGGGACCCTGTAATCCTGGCCGAGGTCAACCTCGATTGGCTGCTGGCCCGGCGCTGCGATAAGCGCACGTTCCAACCGTTGCCGCTTTATCCCGCCATCCGCCGCGACGTCGCCATGGTGGTGCCCGAAACGGTCACGCATGCGGATGTGCTGCGCGTGGTGCAGCAGGCCCGGGTGGAACACCTGGAGCAGGTGCAGGTGTTCGATGTGTTCCGCGGCGGATCGATCCCGGCCGGCTGCAAGAGTCTGGCGTACGCGTTCACGTACCGTGCGGCCGATCGCACGCTCACCGACGCCGAGGCCAACGCACTGCATGCCCGGGTGGTGGAGGCGTTGCGGCGCGGCCTGCAGGCCACCATTCGGGAGGGTTGA
- the dtd gene encoding D-aminoacyl-tRNA deacylase, with product MRAVVQRVREAAVQIDGQWHSRIGPGLLVLLGVENGDTAGDLEWLAGKIARLRVFPDGEGVMNLSVQEAGGRVMVVSQFTLLASTRKGNRPSYSRAAPPETAEPLYEQFVRTLSQLLGQSVATGKFGAMMQVHLVNDGPVTLIIDSRLRE from the coding sequence ATGCGGGCGGTGGTCCAACGCGTTCGCGAAGCAGCCGTCCAGATTGATGGACAATGGCACAGCCGGATCGGTCCCGGTCTGCTGGTGTTGCTCGGGGTGGAAAATGGCGATACCGCCGGGGACCTCGAATGGTTGGCGGGCAAGATTGCGCGGTTGCGCGTTTTTCCTGATGGCGAGGGAGTGATGAACCTTTCCGTGCAGGAAGCCGGCGGCCGGGTGATGGTGGTCAGTCAGTTTACCCTGTTGGCCAGCACGCGGAAGGGCAACCGGCCGTCGTACAGTCGCGCCGCGCCGCCGGAAACTGCCGAGCCGCTGTACGAACAATTCGTGCGGACCTTGTCCCAGTTGCTGGGCCAGTCGGTGGCCACCGGCAAGTTTGGAGCCATGATGCAAGTGCATCTGGTCAACGACGGTCCGGTAACTCTCATCATCGACAGCCGTCTCCGGGAATGA
- the gatA gene encoding Asp-tRNA(Asn)/Glu-tRNA(Gln) amidotransferase subunit GatA encodes MNERLTLKRCQELLRRREVSARDLTQHFLRRIERLEPSVHSFLEWDAADALAQAETADRALADGATHQKQPLLGIPVAIKDNIAVKGQPLRCASRILGDFRSPYDATVVERLRQAGAILLGRLNMDEFAMGSSTENSAFGPTRNPWDLDRTPGGSSGGSAAAVAAEEVPAALGSDTGGSIRQPAAFCGCVGLKPTYGRVSRYGLVAFASSLDQIGPLTATVEDAALLLGVIAGHDPRDATSLPDPALDPDLEGEPGLRGIRLGLPREYFGSGLAPEVEQAVHSAIRHLEGLGAEIREVSLPHTPYALATYYVIATAEASANLARFDGIRYGLRVDGQDPIELYKRTRGRGFGPEVKRRIILGTFVLSSGYYDAYYLRAQKVRTLIRNDFLDAFRRVDLLVTPVTPTPAFRLGEKVSDPLQMYLSDVFTLSCNLAGICGISVPCGFTESPRLPIGLQLLGPPLGEATLLRVAHAYQQTTNWHKERSPLALA; translated from the coding sequence ATGAACGAGCGATTGACCCTCAAACGTTGTCAGGAATTGCTCCGGCGCCGCGAGGTTTCGGCCCGGGACCTCACGCAACATTTTCTCCGACGGATCGAACGCCTGGAGCCCTCTGTCCATAGTTTTCTGGAGTGGGATGCAGCGGACGCACTGGCGCAGGCGGAAACTGCCGACCGGGCCCTTGCAGACGGTGCCACTCACCAAAAGCAGCCGCTGCTGGGGATCCCGGTGGCCATCAAGGACAACATCGCGGTCAAGGGACAGCCATTGCGCTGTGCCTCCCGCATCCTGGGCGACTTCCGTTCGCCCTATGACGCCACCGTGGTGGAAAGACTGCGCCAAGCGGGCGCGATCCTGCTGGGACGGCTGAACATGGATGAATTCGCCATGGGCAGCTCCACCGAAAACTCGGCGTTTGGGCCGACACGGAATCCCTGGGATCTTGACCGGACCCCGGGCGGCTCTTCCGGCGGATCGGCTGCGGCTGTGGCAGCCGAGGAGGTTCCGGCGGCCCTGGGCTCGGACACCGGTGGTTCCATCCGGCAGCCGGCGGCGTTTTGTGGCTGCGTGGGGTTGAAACCCACGTACGGAAGGGTCTCCCGTTACGGTTTGGTGGCCTTTGCCTCGTCCCTGGATCAGATCGGTCCCCTGACCGCCACCGTGGAGGACGCGGCGCTCTTGCTCGGGGTGATCGCCGGTCATGATCCCCGGGACGCCACCAGTCTTCCAGATCCGGCACTTGACCCGGACCTTGAAGGAGAACCCGGCCTGCGCGGGATTCGGCTCGGGCTTCCGCGCGAGTATTTCGGGAGCGGACTGGCCCCGGAGGTGGAACAGGCGGTCCATTCCGCCATTCGACATTTGGAGGGGTTGGGCGCGGAAATCCGGGAAGTGTCGTTGCCCCACACGCCCTATGCCCTGGCGACCTACTACGTCATTGCCACGGCCGAGGCGTCGGCCAACCTGGCCCGATTTGACGGGATCCGCTACGGACTGCGGGTGGACGGCCAGGACCCCATTGAACTGTACAAGCGCACCCGCGGTCGGGGCTTTGGGCCCGAGGTCAAGCGCCGCATCATTCTGGGGACCTTCGTCCTCAGCAGCGGTTATTACGACGCGTATTACCTGCGCGCGCAGAAGGTCCGAACCCTCATTCGAAACGATTTCCTTGATGCCTTTCGCCGGGTGGACCTGTTGGTGACACCGGTGACGCCAACCCCGGCCTTCCGGTTGGGAGAAAAGGTCTCGGATCCCTTGCAAATGTATCTCTCGGACGTGTTCACCCTGTCCTGCAACCTGGCGGGCATTTGCGGCATCAGTGTGCCATGCGGGTTCACGGAGTCACCGCGGCTGCCCATCGGCCTTCAACTGTTGGGGCCACCCCTGGGTGAAGCCACCCTGTTGCGTGTGGCGCATGCCTACCAACAGACCACCAATTGGCACAAAGAACGGTCCCCCTTGGCGCTGGCCTGA
- a CDS encoding glycoside hydrolase family 2 TIM barrel-domain containing protein yields the protein MKTQFRTVSRLWWIPVMGMTAVVGRAQPGSDYWADFQNPQVTGRNHLPPHATMVICPDRRTALQIGPVGNDERVKSPWYRSLNGRWKYHYASNHLARIPDFWKPDFDDRTWPELPVPSNVEMHGYGIPIYVNIRYPWPEPWNPPEVPREDPNNTVNQYRREFTVPASWQGRRVVLTFDGVNSGFQVWVNGHWVGLGKDSRTPVEFDITAHVKPGKNLLAVENYRWCDASYLEDQDFWRLSGIFRDVYLWSPPLVHVRDFEIRTDLDDQYRDATLQVILEVENHSGRTAPVTAEWELLDPEDRPVAQARMSLAVEPDGRGGQATLSQTITRPRLWSAETPWLYKLLLTLKDEQGRVLEVIPANVGFRKVEIRDGNLLVNGRRILIKGVNRHEHDPDRGQAITVESMIRDIRLMKQHNINAVRTSHYPNQPAWYDLCDRFGLYLIDEANIESHGMGYGERTLARRPEWKEAHLDRTRRMVERDKNHPSVIIWSLGNEAGDGPNFEATSAWIKQRDPSRPVHYEQAGLRPHTDIVCPMYPPPSELARYAAQPQTRPLIMCEYAHAMGNSCGNLWLYWDLIYSRPHLQGGFIWDWVDQGLRQEQGPLPKPRFEPVRKGRPTFWAFGGDFGPPGTPSDQNFCCNGLVSPDRRPHPTLYEVKHVYQPVRVRLVDAAQREVEIHNGYDFLNLKDLLRGEWQLSGDGRRLQSGTLPELDVPPGASAHVKIPVRPWEPEPGVEYFLEVRFVLKRATAWADRGHEVAWDQFRLPEAAPAAPRPAVAKAPLRVMEQGNQVQIEGDRFRLVFDRTNGQWISWNHRGMERIRTPLRPDFWRAPTDNDRGRNMERSQGIWRRAHENAELRAFEVRSQPGGESVDVTARWFLPTVEAHWGMTYRVLADGVVEVRASFEPGRTNLPPLPRLGLQMTLPNRFNQIQWLGPGPQETYCDRKDARVGRYRGSVREQFCYDYTEPGESGNKVDVRWAALTDRRGSGILVVAQPLLSLNAMHHTTDDLQSVAHPFELPVRDFVVLNVDLMQQGVGGDNSWGAWPHPQYLIPCQPASYQFRLEPLEPGQDPGRRARQRVD from the coding sequence ATGAAAACACAGTTCCGTACCGTATCCCGCCTGTGGTGGATCCCGGTCATGGGGATGACTGCGGTCGTCGGCCGGGCACAGCCCGGGTCGGACTACTGGGCCGATTTCCAAAATCCGCAGGTGACCGGGCGCAATCATCTGCCCCCGCACGCGACCATGGTCATCTGCCCCGACCGCCGTACGGCCCTCCAAATCGGGCCGGTGGGCAACGACGAACGGGTCAAGTCCCCCTGGTACCGGTCCCTCAACGGTCGGTGGAAGTACCATTACGCCTCGAATCACCTGGCCAGAATCCCGGATTTTTGGAAGCCGGACTTTGACGACCGCACCTGGCCCGAGCTGCCGGTGCCTTCCAACGTGGAAATGCACGGGTACGGCATCCCCATTTACGTCAACATCCGTTATCCGTGGCCGGAACCCTGGAATCCGCCCGAGGTACCCCGCGAGGACCCAAACAACACCGTAAACCAATACCGGCGCGAGTTCACCGTGCCGGCCTCGTGGCAGGGACGCAGGGTCGTTCTGACCTTTGACGGCGTCAACAGCGGTTTCCAGGTCTGGGTGAACGGCCACTGGGTCGGCCTGGGCAAGGACAGTCGCACCCCGGTGGAGTTCGATATCACGGCCCATGTCAAACCCGGCAAAAACCTGCTGGCGGTCGAGAACTATCGCTGGTGCGACGCGTCGTATCTGGAAGATCAGGATTTCTGGCGCCTGAGCGGCATTTTCCGGGATGTTTACCTGTGGTCACCGCCCCTGGTGCACGTGCGGGATTTCGAAATCCGAACGGACCTGGACGATCAGTACCGGGACGCCACCCTGCAGGTCATCCTTGAGGTGGAGAATCATTCGGGGCGGACCGCGCCGGTGACCGCGGAGTGGGAGTTGTTGGATCCCGAGGACCGGCCCGTGGCTCAGGCCCGGATGAGCCTCGCGGTGGAACCGGATGGCCGGGGCGGCCAGGCCACGCTGTCGCAAACCATCACCCGCCCGCGATTGTGGTCGGCCGAGACTCCCTGGCTCTACAAACTGTTGCTCACCCTGAAAGACGAACAGGGCCGGGTGCTCGAGGTCATCCCCGCCAATGTCGGCTTTCGGAAGGTGGAAATCCGCGACGGCAACCTCCTGGTCAACGGCCGCCGGATCCTCATCAAGGGCGTGAACCGCCACGAACACGACCCGGATCGGGGTCAGGCCATTACCGTGGAGAGCATGATCCGCGACATCCGGCTCATGAAACAGCACAACATCAACGCCGTCCGGACCAGCCATTACCCGAACCAGCCCGCCTGGTATGACCTTTGCGACCGGTTCGGCCTGTACCTGATTGATGAGGCAAACATCGAAAGCCACGGCATGGGTTACGGCGAACGCACCCTGGCACGGCGGCCGGAATGGAAGGAGGCGCACCTCGACCGGACGCGTCGCATGGTCGAGCGGGACAAGAACCATCCTTCGGTCATCATCTGGTCGCTGGGTAACGAGGCCGGCGACGGCCCCAACTTTGAGGCCACCTCCGCCTGGATCAAACAACGGGATCCCTCGCGTCCGGTCCACTACGAACAGGCAGGCCTGCGGCCGCACACCGACATCGTGTGCCCGATGTACCCGCCGCCCTCGGAACTGGCCAGATACGCCGCGCAGCCACAAACACGACCCCTGATCATGTGCGAATACGCGCATGCCATGGGCAACAGTTGTGGAAACCTTTGGTTGTACTGGGACCTCATCTACTCCCGGCCACACCTCCAGGGAGGCTTCATCTGGGATTGGGTGGACCAGGGGCTGCGACAGGAGCAGGGGCCGTTGCCCAAGCCCCGATTCGAACCGGTGCGCAAGGGGCGTCCCACCTTTTGGGCTTTTGGCGGGGATTTCGGCCCGCCCGGCACACCTTCGGATCAGAACTTCTGCTGCAATGGCCTGGTCAGCCCCGATCGCCGGCCTCATCCCACCTTGTACGAGGTCAAGCACGTATACCAGCCCGTTCGCGTGCGACTGGTGGATGCGGCCCAGAGAGAGGTGGAAATCCACAACGGCTACGACTTTCTGAACCTCAAAGACCTGCTGAGGGGCGAATGGCAACTGAGCGGCGACGGGCGCCGGCTCCAGTCAGGGACCTTGCCGGAGCTGGATGTACCGCCGGGTGCCTCTGCCCACGTCAAAATCCCGGTCCGGCCGTGGGAGCCCGAGCCCGGCGTGGAGTACTTCCTGGAGGTTCGATTCGTTCTCAAACGCGCAACGGCGTGGGCCGACCGGGGCCATGAAGTCGCATGGGACCAGTTCCGACTGCCGGAAGCCGCACCGGCCGCGCCACGGCCCGCAGTTGCCAAAGCCCCGCTGCGCGTGATGGAGCAGGGGAACCAGGTCCAAATCGAGGGCGACCGGTTCCGGCTGGTGTTTGACCGCACCAACGGCCAGTGGATTTCGTGGAACCATCGCGGCATGGAACGCATCCGCACGCCGTTGCGACCTGACTTCTGGCGGGCGCCCACGGACAACGACCGGGGCCGGAACATGGAACGGTCCCAGGGCATCTGGCGCAGGGCACACGAAAACGCGGAGCTCCGGGCGTTCGAGGTCCGATCGCAACCCGGCGGGGAATCGGTCGACGTCACCGCACGCTGGTTCCTGCCAACGGTGGAGGCCCACTGGGGCATGACCTATCGCGTGCTGGCCGACGGCGTCGTGGAGGTGAGGGCATCCTTTGAACCCGGACGCACGAATCTGCCGCCACTGCCACGGCTCGGTCTGCAAATGACCCTGCCCAACCGTTTCAACCAAATTCAATGGCTGGGGCCGGGGCCGCAGGAGACCTACTGCGACCGCAAAGACGCCCGGGTGGGACGTTACCGTGGCAGCGTACGGGAGCAATTCTGCTACGACTACACCGAACCGGGTGAAAGCGGCAACAAGGTGGACGTGCGCTGGGCCGCTCTGACCGATCGTCGCGGCAGTGGCATTCTGGTGGTGGCCCAACCGCTGCTCAGCCTCAATGCCATGCACCACACCACCGATGACCTGCAATCCGTTGCGCATCCGTTCGAGCTGCCGGTGCGCGATTTTGTGGTGTTGAACGTGGACCTGATGCAGCAGGGGGTGGGCGGAGACAACAGTTGGGGCGCATGGCCGCATCCGCAGTACCTGATTCCCTGCCAGCCGGCGTCCTACCAATTCCGACTCGAACCCTTGGAGCCCGGCCAGGATCCGGGGCGAAGGGCACGGCAGCGTGTGGATTGA